ATGTGTCGTCGTTGCGTCCGGCGGTGTTTTTAGATCGCGATGGCGTTCTCAACATCGAAGCGGGCTACATTCATCTCCTCGAAGATTTGAACCTTGTACCAGGGGCGGCCCAAGCGGTGCGACGGTTGAATGATCGAGGTCTTTTTTGCTGTCTCGTGTCCAATCAGTCTGGCCCCTCCCGGGACTATTATCCGCGCAGTCATGTAGAGGCGTTGCACGATCGCCTCTGTCGGCTGTTGTGGGATGAGGCGGGGGCGAAGCTGGATGCGCTTTACTATTGCCCTGACCTCAGTCCGCCCGAGGGGGGGCTCGTGGAGGAATTTACGCGTTGGACAACGTGGCGCAAGCCCAATACGGGAATGCTGGTGGCGGCGGCCTGGGAG
The DNA window shown above is from Candidatus Obscuribacterales bacterium and carries:
- a CDS encoding HAD family hydrolase, which translates into the protein MKSNVSSLRPAVFLDRDGVLNIEAGYIHLLEDLNLVPGAAQAVRRLNDRGLFCCLVSNQSGPSRDYYPRSHVEALHDRLCRLLWDEAGAKLDALYYCPDLSPPEGGLVEEFTRWTTWRKPNTGMLVAAAWEHGLDIRRSFMVGDKATDIDLAHNAGCTGILVQTGYGDRVLRGEYQHETQPDYIADDLPMAADWILQQGGDR